One genomic window of Manihot esculenta cultivar AM560-2 chromosome 16, M.esculenta_v8, whole genome shotgun sequence includes the following:
- the LOC110603958 gene encoding putative receptor-like protein kinase At4g00960 produces the protein MSSPRLLFFFLYVLIGLVAFNTAQPEFFSHSCSNTGNYSSNSVYQSNLNSLLSSLSSNNNITYGFYNQSFGRDPDRVYAIALCRGDVLLDDCRRCVNDSASRILQDCPNQKEAIGWYDNCMIRYSNASIFGVTRVRPMLALLNINNVTSIDQFNQALRTLMDKLRSEASSGSSLRKFATGEAAGPDFLTIYALAQCTPDLSSLQCNDCLDQAARFIPGCCNGKIGGRVVTPSCNLRYEIARFYNSTVPLPSPPPQSTPPPFSPPPKGKDSNTARTVVIVVVPIVCVVIFIICLCIFLRRRRIRQTPKPEPMDEINSADSLQFDFGTIRAATDNFSDANKLGQGGFGSVYKGRLSNGQDIAVKRLSSGSGQGDLEFKNEVLLVAKLQHRNLVRLQGFCLEGIERLLIYEFVPNRSLDHFLFDPNKRSHLDWERRYKIIGGIARGLVYLHEDSRLRIIHRDLKASNILLDAEMNPKISDFGMARLFVLDQTQGNTSRIVGTYGYMAPEYAMHGQFSVKSDVYSFGVLLLEILSGQRNNSFRIGENVEDLLTYAWRNWREGTCLNLIDPNLRDGSRNEMMRCIHIGLLCVQENVADRPTMASVVLMLNSYSLTLPVPSPPAFFMSSSSGSENLFSQSYYSERTESTNEKSEIIPLSTNEASITELYPR, from the exons ATGAGCTCACCAAGATTGCTGTTCTTCTTTTTGTACGTCCTCATAGGCTTAGTTGCTTTCAATACAGCACAGCCAGAATTTTTTAGCCATTCTTGTTCCAATACAGGAAATTACAGCAGCAATAGTGTCTATCAATCAAACTTAAACAGTCTTTTATCATCCCTCTCCTCCAACAACAACATAACTTATGGGTTTTATAATCAGTCTTTCGGCCGAGATCCTGACAGAGTTTATGCAATTGCACTCTGCAGAGGAGATGTTCTGCTGGATGATTGTCGCCGCTGTGTCAATGACTCTGCTAGCAGGATCTTGCAGGATTGTCCCAACCAGAAGGAAGCAATTGGATGGTACGATAATTGTATGATTCGCTATTCAAATGCATCTATTTTTGGTGTTACAAGAGTTCGACCTATGCTGGCTTTGCTGAACATAAATAATGTCACAAGTATTGATCAGTTCAATCAGGCACTTAGAACCTTGATGGACAAATTAAGGAGTGAAGCCTCATCAGGCAGTTCGCTTCGCAAGTTTGCGACTGGCGAGGCAGCAGGACCTGATTTCCTGACAATATATGCACTTGCACAATGCACTCCTGACTTGTCCTCTTTGCAGTGCAATGATTGCCTGGATCAGGCAGCTAGATTTATCCCAGGTTGTTGTAATGGAAAGATAGGTGGGAGAGTTGTTACTCCCAGCTGCAATTTAAGGTATGAGATCGCCCGTTTCTATAACTCCACAGTTCCACTGCCATCTCCGCCACCACAATCAACACCACCACCATTTTCCCCTCCTCCCAAAG GAAAAGACAGCAACACAGCTAGAACTGTTGTCATCGTTGTTGTAccaattgtttgtgttgtgatattTATCATTTGTCTTTGCATCTTCCTAAGAAGGAGAAGGATAAGACAAACACCCAAACCTGAAC CCATGGATGAAATTAACAGTGCAGACTCCCTGCAATTTGACTTTGGCACCATTAGAGCTGCAACAGACAACTTCTCTGATGCAAATAAGCTTGGACAAGGTGGATTTGGTTCTGTTTACAAG GGGAGGCTTTCTAATGGACAAGATATAGCAGTAAAAAGGCTATCCTCAGGTTCTGGACAAGGAGATTTAGAATTTAAGAATGAAGTCCTTTTAGTGGCTAAGCTTCAACATAGGAACTTGGTTAGGCTCCAGGGTTTCTGCTTGGAAGGAATTGAAAGGCTTCTGATATATGAGTTTGTCCCTAACAGAAGTCTTGATCATTTCCTATTTG ATCCTAACAAGAGGAGTCATTTGGACTGGGAAAGGCGATACAAAATAATAGGAGGCATCGCTCGAGGACTTGTTTACCTTCATGAAGACTCTCGCTTACGTATAATTCATCGAGATCTAAAAGCTAGCAATATCTTGTTAGATGCAGAAATGAACCCTAAAATTTCCGATTTTGGCATGGCAAGGTTATTTGTACTAGATCAAACCCAAGGCAATACAAGTAGAATTGTGGGGACATA TGGCTATATGGCTCCAGAGTATGCAATGCATGGacaattttcagttaaatctgATGTGTATAGTTTCGGAGTTCTACTTCTTGAAATCTTGAGCGGACAAAGAAACAACAGTTTTCGCATCGGCGAGAATGTAGAGGACCTCCTAACCTAT GCTTGGAGAAACTGGAGAGAAGGGACATGTCTAAATCTTATAGACCCTAACTTGAGAGATGGTTCAAGAAATGAAATGATGAGATGCATCCACATTGGATTGTTATGTGTTCAAGAAAATGTTGCTGATAGACCTACAATGGCTTCAGTTGTTCTTATGCTTAATAGTTACTCTCTCACTCTCCCAGTACCCTCACCACCAGCTTTCTTTATGTCCAGCAGTTCTGGATCTGAAAACTTATTTTCTCAGAGCTATTACTCAGAAAGGACAGAGTCTACTAACGAGAAAAGCGAAATCATCCCATTGTCTACAAATGAGGCTTCAATTACTGAGCTATATCCTAGATGA
- the LOC110603103 gene encoding cysteine-rich receptor-like protein kinase 10, whose translation MIMLSFHKSRAFLVLLMISALISSIDCQEATYNAHICLGAANDTASANFRSNLSAQLSSLSSKATVDSFYNDSSDGIYSLYLCRGDVSGSTCQNCVDTAAEEIQERCTSKKSAIIWYDQCMLRYSDTNFFGEEQTSPRLLMWNTKNTTSPDEPNFAALALIYNLIVQVPKSEEKFGTDESVTESRYALVQCTRDLNSSSCTSCLSELSKAIQGCCQGKIGWRILAPSCNLRYEQTLFYVQQSPPPTTPVPPQPDNGKGGSNTEIIAIVVAVSSVVVIGALLGFWYYCYRKKRRHSEGETSEVILLGNLEGSNRKQLMDGEMHVGNDDHNVEMHYFNLSTIRAATNNFSAANKLGEGGFGPVYKGKLPNGEEIAVKRLSITSKQGLDEFRNEVMVIVKLQHKNLVRLLGYCMEGDEKLLIYEYLANTSLDVFLFDPKRSRELDWAKRANIITGTARGLLYLHEDSRLKIIHRDMKASKVLLDNEMNPKISDFGTARIFGGNQLEANTDRVVGTYGYMAPEYALEGVISIKSDVYSFGILMLEIISGKKNRGFYNPDNDPSLLLHAWKLWNEGKGEDLIDQSIVHSCPKSEALRWIHIALLCVQDDPAERPTMSSVVLMLGSKSANLPPPSTAPYSMVRFAIISDQSSISGTGTGFLTSDQSTASVSR comes from the exons ATGATCATGCTTTCCTTTCACAAATCCAGAGCCTTTCTTGTTCTCTTAATGATCTCTGCGCTTATTAGCTCCATAGATTGCCAAGAAGCAACTTACAACGCTCATATCTGTTTAGGTGCAGCCAATGACACTGCCAGTGCTAATTTCAGATCAAATCTTTCTGCCCAACTGAGTTCTCTATCTTCCAAGGCCACCGTCGACAGCTTCTACAATGATTCATCCGATGGAATTTACAGCCTCTACCTCTGCCGTGGAGATGTTTCAGGTAGTACCTGCCAGAACTGCGTTGATACTGCTGCTGAAGAAATACAAGAGCGCTGCACTTCTAAGAAATCTGCGATCATATGGTATGATCAGTGCATGTTGCGTTACTCTGATACAAACTTCTTTGGGGAAGAACAAACCTCTCCTAGATTGCTGATGTGGAATACAAAAAACACTACCTCACCTGATGAACCAAATTTTGCTGCTCTAGCACTGATATACAATCTAATTGTTCAAGTTCCAAAGTCAGAGGAGAAGTTTGGAACGGATGAATCAGTAACAGAAAGTAGATATGCTTTGGTTCAGTGTACTAGGGATCTCAATAGTAGTTCCTGTACATCATGCTTGAGTGAACTGAGTAAGGCTATCCAGGGATGTTGCCAAGGGAAGATAGGATGGCGTATTTTAGCACCAAGTTGCAACTTAAGGTATGAGCAAACCCTATTCTATGTACAACAATCACCACCACCAACAACTCCGGTGCCTCCGCAGCCCGATAATG GAAAGGGAGGAAGCAACACAGAAATAATTGCAATCGTCGTTGCTGTTTCGTCAGTTGTGGTAATTGGAGCTCTCTTGGGTTTCTGGTACTATTGCTACCGCAAGAAGAGAAGACATTCAG AGGGTGAAACTAGTGAAGTAATTCTGTTAGGAAATTTGGAAGGCTCAAATCGCAAGCAATTGATGGATGGCGAGATGCATGTAGGCAATGATGACCACAATGTAGAAATGCATTACTTCAATTTGAGTACCATTAGAGCAGCTACAAACAATTTCTCTGCAGCAAATAAGCTTGGTGAAGGAGGTTTTGGCCCAGTTTACAAG GGGAAGCTGCCTAATGGAGAAGAAATAGCAGTTAAAAGGCTGTCAATAACTTCAAAGCAAGGCCTTGATGAGTTCAGGAATGAAGTAATGGTAATTGTTAAACTTCAACACAAGAATCTTGTGAGGCTATTAGGATATTGCATGGAAGGAGATGAAAAGCTTCTTATCTATGAGTACCTGGCCAACACTAGCCTTGATGTCTTCCTGTTTG ATCCAAAAAGAAGTAGAGAGCTTGACTGGGCGAAGCGTGCAAACATTATAACTGGAACTGCGAGGGGCCTTTTGTATCTACATGAAGACTCCCGACTCAAAATCATCCATCGAGATATGAAAGCAAGCAAAGTTTTGTTGGACAATGAGATGAATCCAAAAATATCTGATTTTGGCACTGCAAGAATTTTTGGTGGAAATCAACTTGAAGCCAACACTGACAGAGTTGTTGGTACATA TGGATACATGGCTCCAGAATATGCACTAGAAGGTGTTATTTCAATCAAGTCAGATGTCTACAGCTTTGGAATCCTAATGCTAGAGATCATAAGTGGTAAAAAGAACAGGGGCTTCTATAACCCAGATAATGACCCTAGCCTTCTATTACAT GCCTGGAAACTCTGGAATGAAGGCAAAGGTGAAGATTTGATAGACCAGAGTATAGTGCATTCTTGTCCCAAAAGTGAGGCCTTGAGATGGATCCATATCGCTTTGTTGTGTGTTCAAGATGACCCTGCAGAAAGACCCACAATGTCATCAGTTGTTCTCATGCTTGGGAGCAAGTCTGCAAATCTTCCTCCACCATCAACAGCTCCATACTCCATGGTTAGATTTGCTATAATATCTGATCAGTCTTCAATATCTGGGACAGGAACTGGCTTTCTTACATCAGATCAATCCACAGCTAGTGTTTCTAGATAG
- the LOC110603097 gene encoding cysteine-rich repeat secretory protein 38: protein MKLKLIHHLSLFSLPWIQKEMEIFILLSTLMLLTNLSLADTNEVLGLQCSGSDNATLENQYQVNLNNLLDSLAANGPIHNGFYTATEGKGTYRIFGITQCRGDVSPTDCAACIRNSTMVRGCSTSKNVTMWLTWCVLRYSNMSFFGVWDQSAMALTNDTNFENSNVVSQGLNFMNELAATAPQSPLMFQTAVLDVGQSGKRYGMAQCSRDISKSDCGRCFVYLLATFRTTIGNKRGWEIHGASCSMWYHDYQFYFNFSIPANEGAMKISHERVAIRLMIPVLLFLLSSL, encoded by the exons ATGAAACTAAAGCTCATTCATCACCTCAGCCTCTTTTCTTTACCTTGGATTCAAAAAGAAATGgagattttcattttattatcaaCCTTAATGTTGTTAACTAACCTTTCTCTTGCTGATACTAATGAGGTCCTTGGCTTGCAGTGTTCAGGCTCTGATAATGCAACCCTGGAGAATCAATACCAAGTCAATCTCAATAATCTCCTGGATTCACTTGCAGCAAATGGGCCTATTCACAATGGATTCTATACAGCCACAGAAGGGAAAGGAACTTACAGGATTTTTGGCATTACCCAATGTAGAGGTGATGTTTCTCCCACAGATTGTGCAGCTTGCATCAGGAACTCTACCATGGTGCGTGGCTGTTCAACTAGTAAGAATGTTACTATGTGGCTTACATGGTGTGTTCTTCGCTATTCAAACATGAGCTTTTTTGGTGTATGGGATCAATCTGCAATGGCTTTAACCAATGATACTAATTTCGAAAACTCAAACGTGGTTTCTCAAGGGCTTAACTTCATGAATGAGCTTGCCGCTACGGCTCCACAGTCACCGCTGATGTTCCAGACTGCTGTGTTGGATGTTGGACAAAGTGGGAAGAGATATGGGATGGCTCAGTGCAGTAGAGATATCAGCAAGAGTGACTGTGGCAGGTGCTTTGTTTATCTGTTGGCGACTTTCAGAACCACAATTGGGAACAAAAGAGGATGGGAGATTCATGGAGCTAGTTGCAGCATGTGGTATCATGATTACCAATTCTATTTCAACTTCTCAATCCCTGCAAATGAAG GAGCTATGAAAATCTCACATGAACGAGTTGCAATTCGGTTGATGATTCCAGTGCTATTGTTCTTGTTATCTAGTCTTTGA